The genomic DNA GAAATTTATGTGCAGGCTGGTCAATCAGTCATGGTTACGCAATACTTATTGTTTAACAAGTAGATACATAACATTAATCAGAAATAAAGATCAACTTGTGAAATCGATGTGGCAgctcatattttatatatagcaGTTTTTACGCTCCAATCTCTGAATGTCTACTCAGAACTTACTCCCATTGCGCCCGTTATGATAAAAGATATTAAGTTAGAAATACAACCGGTTCTTTGGAGATGCCATGACAAGATCAATATATAccagggcaaaaaaaaaaaatcacaaaatggGCCATCTGCTATTCCTCCATTACCAGCATTCTGCAAAATTCAGCTAGAAACAAACTTGCAGAGAATGGACATGAAAGATGGGCATATAAGAGACGCTATGGAGTTTAACGATATCAAAAGACAAAGCAAGAGAAGAGAACCTCATCTCACCTTGACGTGGCCGCATATCTcaccatcttcttcctcttcttcctgtAGTTGGGCATCCTCTACTCCACCATCTCAACCCATTTATCCCTCAGGCAATGCCAGGCCTCTTCCATTCCCTTCAACGTCCTGTCGCTATTAGAGTCTGTCATTTATTTCATGCCCTTCTGTGAAGCCGCGAGGATGTACAATTGGCACTTTCAGAACAAGCTTGATGTGAACCGAGTGGAACCTGGAACTTATCCGCATCAGAATCTATAGAGCAATGAGTGCAAGCAGCGATCATGAGAGACGCCTTCTATGCAGTGAAGCCTGATGACGCTGGGTTATTTAGGAGGAAGTTTTGCGTATTGTGACAATTCTGTGTCTGCTGGTCGTCGAGGGTGCGACTCTGTACGTATGCATGTCTGTCATTCTTGTGCGATGAGGCAACAACATAAATGTTCTTTTGATGGACTGTAGAACTGATTGGTGAATGTTTTATTAGAAAAGGTTTAATAAAGTAATGCGGGAACTGGCTTTAATTCAGTGAATATGAAACCTCGAGGCCCTTTATTATGTGCAGATGAATACATTATGCACAATGAGCTAGGCGCTCCTGGccccaaaaaaatgaaaagctaAGCGCTCGAAATAGTTCATCGATGAGCTAGCCCTCTGTACCGGAAGTTGATTCATTTTGAACTTCTAAATAGCTATTAAATGGTGTCTCGATGAGCAAAGCGTTCACATTCACTAGTTAATGCCACTGTTGGAGGCCAGATGTAAGTAATAACACAACCTCGTTATGCGAAGGCATTCTTCTTAAGAGGTTTTACCGATCGACAGAATGACTAAATGAGTCATTTTGTTATAAGTCGATTGCTATATGACCAAAGAATACAACAAGAGCACAAAGCGTAAGCTTTAGAACTCTTTTGCAATATACCCACCAAAATGAATAAACTGACAAAAAAGGAAGGCAAATGACCTAACAGGTACTAAGAGAGACACTCAAAGAAGTTACAGATCCCTAAAGCCTTAAGCTATCCGCGGGTCAACACTGATCCGACTTAAAAGCAAGCTCGGGGATGGTAGCTATTCTAGATATCAAGCGCTTAAAAAATCTGCTGAACAACCAATTCAGGTGAGGAGGACTTACTATGAAACATCGGCACAAGCATTTCTTACTCCAAGCTCTTTGTGCAACAGTCTGCAAGGGATCTGCAGATAGCCGTCTGTCTAGTCTAGCCAAAAGGGAAATACTGTCCCCAGTACAAATTTTGTGAACTGATGACTGTTCCAAGATAAGATTTTTAACCTAAACTGGTACTGATGTTATCATGGACCATTCGTAGTTTTGATTTGAATGTACCTGATTATAAACGCCAAAAATTGTAGCCTATCAGTTCCCTTATTTGATTCTTGTTTGACATATAAGCACCTATATGACAAAAATCATGTTAGAGTCATGCGAATTCTTGATTCACTCGTTCGGTTACATGAGAATTTTGCTGGAGACAGCATGGGGCATAGACTTCAGTTTATCAAAAAAATCCCGGTCTTTTGGGAAACCGGCACTTTCAATTTGTGTATATTATGCCGCAGCTTTTGAGTGATACATGTGTTCATTTCTTATATCAATGTGATGGTTGCAGCAACTTTGGCAGACAGTGTTTGTGTGCTTCTGTTCTCAGGCATTGCTTAATATCTCGATAGAGAATACAAGCAGGGACCATTAGGCTGCACTTTCATCTTGTGGCGCATGTGCATTGGGCCTTTCTCGATGCCAACTTTATTTGCTAATCTGTGGGGTATGCTGTGTCTGCTAATGTCTCTAGGACCATCGAGGTTGCCAGTCTGTTTGTTTATTAGGTTACTCCATCGAAAATGACTTTTAATTCCTTCGGCTTTAAGAGTACTAAAACCTGCATGCTGAAAATTGGTGGGCATCGAAGCTCGGGGTTCCTTGCCAGCAAAACTTAGGATATTTTCTTCCCTCACCTTCTCTGCCCTTTGCAACTCTTAGTTCTCTGTTTCCCTTTTTGCTGTTTATTAGAAGATCATTGACGTCTCCACGATGGGCTTTAAACTCCACCTGTTTGCTATATCAGTGACCACATTTATTAGAGCATTATCTGCAAGATTTCACCAGTGCTGCAcctaattgattgattaacGATCGCCAAAAAATCGCCATCATCCAACATAGTGCGGGCAACCGGCTCCCCCGTGGATCTGTTAGACTATTTCCCATGGAAAAATAAGTCAGTTTGTTCCATTTCTTTCATCGTTTATGCTATAGAAAATGAATACCAGTTTCGTGTAAAGATACAAGATCATGGAAGCCGAGCTTCTTCCTCCCACAAAATCGTAACGTCGACTTGGCGGCCCATAACCTTTTATCAGCGTCAACATGTGAAATTTCTAGGGTGTCATGATCAAAGTATGAAATTTCTCACGTACAAAATATTCTGCTCTTCATGTCAAAACCTCATGATCATTGTTCTTTCTTTCACGGACCAGAGTctctatcttttcttttttctgccTTTTAGCCATGAGGAAGACCTCGTTTGTGCCCTGCATCAAGACTTAAGAGTTTATCTTAGCCGCATAAAAAATTCGACCTATTGATTTTGAACCGACCGACTGAATTCTCTTATTTGTAGTATACTCTCATGGATGAACCGGGGCACTTTCATTGACATGACAGAGAATATCATGAATAATAAGCAATACACACAATTCGGCATTTCTTGCTTCATCCGATTgctttttattctatttttggATTTCATTGCAGTTTATTTTCTTGGTGTTGTTATATTTCTCGGGTTGCATTTAAGCCTCACAGGTacaaaacaatttaaaatcacTACGAATACGATAGGTCGACCTCAATCCAATTTGTTGCAGCAGTTAGGACATGGATTTCAGAAGTAGGGAAGGTGAAAGAAAATCCCCCCCAGTTAGTCTCACCCACcagtaattattatattatatctttAACCAAATTTGCAGCAAAACATCAACTGTTCTTCTGAAGACTGATTCAATCTCAGTATGCAGCTTGGAATAAATAACAGAATGCTCGAATTCTAAATACTTTTAGCTTTTTCGATTCATTTTAATACGTTTCAGACCTTGGGAAGCTGCCTCATATGAAAGAATCTGTTCCTCGGTTCTGATTGATTGGTCCTCATGCTGGAAGACCACCTGCACTAATATAATGATTAAATGAAGACCAAGCATCTGCAGTATCGGTGCAGTACAGTATGTATTAAATTGTCGGATGATCGAGTATTAAAATCGATTCTCGAATGGACTGCAGATCTAACATGATGAATACTTTATGCTACGTGTACAGGGTCCCGGACCAACTTAATGAATTGCACATTCATGGCAGTGCAGTGGGGCCCAAATTCATTTCTTGTCTTCTCCCCTTTCTCCTTATCAGTCATTCAAATTCCTTGTCTCTTGGTCCAGACAAGTAGACCCTCCCACAACACATACCTTTGTGTCTGAAAGCAGAAGAGAAGTATATAGAATATATTCAGAGTGGAGTTTGCTCATTATATTCATTGTTTCTCCTCCACAGCTTTTGCATACTATTCTTTACATCCTTCCTGGTGTTTCTTTTGTCTTCGTTTTACGAACACCATTCCTCGATTGAGCGTAACAAAATGGAAGATGTTTCTCAGCTTTTATCGCTCGAGAGCTTCTCCTACCGATGGCTCGTGGACCAGAAAACGTCCAAGGAAAGTCGAGGCAATTCATTAAGAGCTTCCCTCGACGTGTCTGATGAAGGGTCCTTCatcgagatggacccgagatCCCCTCCGTCAAAGAGATTCATCGGCCGGATAAAATCCAACTCCCTGGACTTCAAATTCGACTTTCCCGTGTTACAGTCTCCAGCTTCTCTCGTTCCTGCTGACAAGCTCTTTGCGGAGGGATTCGTTCTCCCTCTCTTTGCTGACCCGTCGAGTATGGAGGCATTTCAATGCTCAGATTTGCAACCCGAACTTCATTTGACCAAACCGGTAGTTTCCGGAAGCAAGGCCCGGCCTGTCTCATTATCGTCAAGGAGGCGGAATAGAAGGCTGTCAGTATCGAGGCGGTTCTTCTGCAAGTACTTGAGTTTTCTGAGGCCGCTGTATCTCATCGTCATTCGAGGTGGTACCAGGAAGACTCGGGCGACGAAGAACTCGGTTTATCCAGCAGACGATTCTCCGAAGACGAGCTGTGCTTACTCTGTTGATGATTGGCGTCATTCCTCGGCTGATTCTGAGAGCTCGATCTACGAGGCAGTTCTCCATTGCAAAAGATCCATTGGTATGCAACACGAATCTTTCCTATAGTTTGTTAGTCAAATTTATTGCCCTTAACTTGTTCCTTCTGTGCTTCAACTGTCTGTGTTCTGACATGTCACAATTATATTACTGTGTCTGTTACAGGACAGTGAAGTGACGCTGCAAGAAATCacagaaagaagaagagaaccAGAAGGAAAACGTTAACCCAATAGAGGAGACGAATACCCCCAGAAACCGAGAGCGAAAAGAATAGAAGAAACGACCGGAATGGAATACCAACCGAAGAAACACACTTCTGATGATACTGCAAATAATCATCTTTTCTACGTTTGACAGTGTCTATAATCCTGTTTCGGCTGTCTCTATGTAAAAAGAACACAAACATATGGACATGAATGTAACATTTGATTTACATCCTCAACAGATCGAGTGAGATCTTGTTAACTTATTCAAGACTTCTTTCTCAGTATATTTTAATGTTGGTGAAGTGGTGAATTCATCATGAGGTAATTGAACATCTTCGTCCGAAACAAATAAATTCAAGAACGAGGAAATCAGACTCAAATCTTCCTCTCGGGATTCTTAAGGCGAACTCATTGTTATAACAACTTTTCGTTGGATCGGTTGATTATTGTATTTAACCATCGCTTCATTTGATAGAAATTCTGATCGGCAATGTAATCGCCATAAACGTCGCTGAATTATTAACAAATAATACGTACACTGGCAGACGTAGTCATTGGACGATGAAAAGGGACTAAGAATAGACTAAATCGGCATTGGTCTTATTCGGTCAACCTTGGTTCAACTAATGAGATATCTTATCAGGATGAAAAATTGAACTGGTGAGAGATCACTTGCAAAGCGGGCAAAAAGACTTTGAATCAGACAAGTACGAGAGAATCTGCTTCAGAAGTACTTCCATGTGCGCCTTTGGCTGTTGACTCTCCAACCCTTTAGCCCATCCCCCTGCTCTACCCATTTGAAAATATGGGTTCCTTAATTCTTATTCACCCCTTCGATAGTAATATGTTGTCTGGGCTCGCATGAGCCGAAAATGCATGTAACAGATCTGGTCCATATATGTTTTACAGTGTATATGTTTTGTTTCTCCACATATATTATGGACATGACGTATATCACCTATCGGATATTGCATTGTCAGTACAAATATGTATGGTTGATATGCATCTATCGTGTATGAACGAATCGGCAGACAATGCGGACGAAGCTAGGGGAGGAAATGGATGGGAGCTGGGGGAGGTGTCGGTCACATGTCAACAGGGAAAGCCGGACAGGGGACCGAGGGGACATGGACAAAAACTGTTATCGCAAGTGACAAATTTTAGGCACCTTCCTCTTCCAACGATCTCCTCTATCTCCCTCCTGTCTTAATAATTTCCTTCTGGGGAGGAAACCTTTTAGCTTACTGTGCTTTGCCTCAGAAAGAAGCACACCGATTCAGGAAGTGAATCGCGCAGCAAGTGAGCAGAGAGATGTAAACCGGAACGCGCGGTAGAGGTAggtgctagttccacggggctaacagaagcgtaaaaggaacagaaattcaaaatttctaacccgtgaaactaatttcaagacctactagaagaataagagtaaataaaaacgtacctggaatatttaaagttgtcgaccgagcgtcccacgcgtgacgcctctactggaatccacaccgactttgtcgacgagtcttcgagatcggcggtgctagcgaccaacactcgaaagaaacactggtgcgactctcgaaatttattagacttaattggacctaatgagttgaacaattcaactcaattatgcccatttatatacatacatgtatatcttatatatttgtgtatgtaaacgtacacaaacacatgcatacatatatatctcatctatattatatttgtatgCTCTGTACCCTTTATATAACAAAcaggaagggaagaaaattcaaatcccaccgatgtgggattagaaTTACATGGGCTTCCTACATGACATGTGTCTAGGTAAatggcatcatttaattagctcatgtgtatgtataaatgtagacatatgtatggcccatgtgtcaccgtattaatcgtgcatcaatttggtccatttaatctaataaatcgagtctaattaatcgacaaatttaatctcattaaatatccgattaattagtcgcaccataaatcatctaatctctattagacgattttattgtttcaaaatatctcgtcaatttagtcgtagtgtgtgaccctgtaggttcccaattacgttgatagtaatatcgaaatctctatttcaatattacaaacagtgagcggcatctagcaatgcatcaatgttactcaagtaatcggaaagtcaatttctcgacgaacctcgtgacctacgttaccgtgtaatataatccattgtcccctatatctctattgagcccaaggcatggtcgatgacatccttgtatggctcaatatttctctttcttggtttaccggttaagtctatcagaacaaatgagctcgatatcattatatcgactcatttgggtatgcatacacttttagacttaaccaccaagtggccgtgagatatcgctcccgtttcgtaggagggacaaatcctatcttgatcactcacattcctctccatgctctgtggtatacccaataactgtctttataaccatcctgttacagtggcgtttgacagtatcaaagtatatgacattacatgtaggaatctatggtgacctcaagtcaaaggaccattacactatagtcactttgagatatgctaatgacagtcacgtaacaacccatgtagcaatctcatggcggatcagtccaatacacattactcttaatgtatacatgtgatgtgatttgatatctccatatccatgacctgtgagacttggtcatcaatcaacaccc from Punica granatum isolate Tunisia-2019 chromosome 2, ASM765513v2, whole genome shotgun sequence includes the following:
- the LOC116194672 gene encoding probable membrane-associated kinase regulator 6 codes for the protein MEDVSQLLSLESFSYRWLVDQKTSKESRGNSLRASLDVSDEGSFIEMDPRSPPSKRFIGRIKSNSLDFKFDFPVLQSPASLVPADKLFAEGFVLPLFADPSSMEAFQCSDLQPELHLTKPVVSGSKARPVSLSSRRRNRRLSVSRRFFCKYLSFLRPLYLIVIRGGTRKTRATKNSVYPADDSPKTSCAYSVDDWRHSSADSESSIYEAVLHCKRSIGQ